A DNA window from Pyrus communis chromosome 3, drPyrComm1.1, whole genome shotgun sequence contains the following coding sequences:
- the LOC137727690 gene encoding uncharacterized protein translates to MSLLNFQFKEGIVDALILTDQQESPDYLKELIRKTRSLTKKSFGVGVVLAFPHEKNIQAVLDAMVAVLQVCWGECSDELALKAHRSGVKIVPQVGSLDEAEKEIYAGADAITVQGREARGHVIGKEIEICRLGSTVPNATTTGDIESMVMYGGQSVGLIKENLPAGEVIKRLVEGAQLLIKNKFSDILLDMNDGLSW, encoded by the exons ATGAGTTtgctaaattttcaatttaaagaaGGAATTGTTGATGCACTGATTTTAACTGATCAACAGGAGTCACCAGATTACTTGAAAGAGCTGATCAGGAAGACTCGAAGCTTAACTAAAAAATCATTTGGGGTTGGTGTAGTTCTAGCATTTCCTCATGAGAAAAATATACAAGCCGTATTGGATGCAATGGTTGCAGTGCTGCAGGTTTGCTGGGGTGAATGTTCAGATGAGCTTGCATTGAAAGCTCATCGGTCTGGGGTTAAGATTGTGCCTCAA GTTGGGAGCTTGGATGAAGCGGAGAAAGAAATATATGCTGGTGCAGACGCAATTACTGTTCAAGGGCGTGAAGCAAGAGGGCATGTGATCGGTAAG GAAATAGAAATTTGCCGTCTTGGCAGTACTGTTCCAAATGCAACGACAACAGGCGACATTGAAAGCATGGTGATGTATGGAGGCCAAAGTGTAGGCCTCATCAAGGAAAATTTACCTGCAGGGGAGGTGATAAAGAGGCTAGTTGAAGGGGCTCAGCTTCTGATCAAGAACAAGTTTAGTGATATATTATTGGACATGAACGATGGATTGTCATGGTGA